In Vibrio sp. FE10, the following are encoded in one genomic region:
- a CDS encoding TetR/AcrR family transcriptional regulator, whose translation MSKREITKQKILASAWELFGENGYDNTTTRQIARHAGVADGTVFSHFETKLMILREGMLSQLEKIGQEVLAAEQDKRAVDAGISLIEHYYRYYFDNVELSRALLKEVIWDLDYYRTFDQALFQTVNVDASISEKMPLIMDSYFMTLVSHLSQPEPSLEAALSELNNKIRVILT comes from the coding sequence GTGAGTAAGAGAGAGATAACGAAACAGAAGATCTTAGCGTCTGCTTGGGAGTTGTTTGGGGAGAATGGTTATGACAACACCACAACTCGCCAGATCGCTCGCCACGCGGGTGTGGCAGATGGCACGGTGTTTAGTCATTTTGAAACCAAGCTGATGATTCTTCGAGAAGGGATGCTATCGCAGTTGGAAAAGATTGGTCAGGAGGTGTTAGCTGCTGAGCAAGATAAACGTGCTGTGGATGCCGGTATCTCGCTGATTGAACACTACTATCGCTATTATTTTGATAATGTTGAGTTAAGTCGAGCGTTACTCAAAGAGGTCATTTGGGATTTAGACTATTATCGCACCTTTGATCAGGCACTCTTTCAAACGGTTAATGTTGATGCATCTATTTCTGAAAAAATGCCATTGATTATGGATAGCTATTTCATGACCTTAGTAAGTCACTTGAGCCAACCGGAACCAAGCCTTGAAGCTGCGCTGAGTGAACTGAACAATAAAATTCGAGTTATTTTAACGTAA
- the mscS gene encoding small-conductance mechanosensitive channel MscS yields MADSSTAIETPLVDGLSHAEQWLTNNSDLFIQYGVNIISALIILFIGNLIVKAVANSVSKVLQKKKMDRAVVEFVHGLVRYLLFVIVLIAALGRLGVQTASVVAVIGAAGLAVGLALQGSLSNFAAGVLIVAFRPFKSGDYVEIGGVAGSVDSIQIFQTVLTTPDNKMVVVPNGSVIGSPITNYSRHDTRRIDLMIGVSYNADLQKTKALLTKICESDERVLKEPGVQVGVHTLADSSVNFVVRPWVSTAEYWNVYFDLMQAIKEGLDNEGIEIPFPQVDVHMNKVEA; encoded by the coding sequence ATGGCTGATAGTTCGACAGCGATTGAGACTCCACTTGTGGATGGTTTGTCTCACGCAGAGCAGTGGTTAACAAATAACTCAGATCTGTTTATTCAATACGGTGTAAACATTATCTCAGCACTGATAATTCTATTTATTGGTAACCTTATTGTTAAAGCAGTAGCGAATAGCGTGTCTAAGGTTCTTCAGAAGAAGAAAATGGATCGAGCAGTTGTGGAATTCGTCCATGGTTTAGTTCGTTACTTATTGTTTGTTATTGTTTTAATTGCTGCACTTGGTCGTTTAGGCGTTCAAACTGCATCTGTGGTTGCTGTTATTGGTGCGGCTGGTTTAGCGGTAGGTCTAGCGCTACAAGGCTCACTATCTAACTTTGCAGCTGGTGTACTTATCGTTGCATTCCGTCCATTCAAGTCTGGTGACTACGTGGAAATTGGTGGTGTAGCAGGTTCGGTTGATTCAATTCAAATCTTCCAAACAGTTCTAACAACGCCAGACAACAAGATGGTAGTAGTGCCGAACGGTAGCGTTATTGGTAGCCCAATCACGAACTACTCTCGTCATGATACGCGTCGTATTGATCTAATGATTGGTGTTTCTTACAACGCCGATCTTCAGAAGACAAAAGCGCTGCTGACTAAGATCTGTGAATCTGATGAGCGTGTACTGAAAGAGCCTGGTGTTCAAGTTGGTGTTCACACACTAGCGGATTCTTCAGTTAATTTTGTCGTTCGTCCATGGGTTAGCACTGCAGAGTACTGGAATGTTTACTTCGACCTGATGCAAGCAATCAAAGAAGGCTTGGATAATGAAGGTATCGAAATCCCATTCCCGCAAGTGGATGTACACATGAATAAAGTAGAAGCTTAA
- the fbaA gene encoding class II fructose-bisphosphate aldolase: protein MSKIFDFVKPGVISGDDVQKVFEVAKANKFALPAVNVINTDTINAVLEAAAKAKAPVVVQFSNGGAGFFAGKGVKLEGQGAQILGAVAGAKYVHAVAESYGVPVILHTDHAAKKLLPWIDGLLDAGEEFFAQTGKPLFSSHMLDLSEESLEENIETCAAYLARMAKLNMTIEIELGCTGGEEDGVDNSDMDASELYTSPEDVAYAYEKLNAVSPRFTIAASFGNVHGVYQAGNVVLTPTILRDSQAYCAEKFGIAADALNFVFHGGSGSSEAEIQESIGYGVIKMNIDTDTQWASWDGVRTYEAENRDFLQGQIGNPTGEAAPNKKFYDPRVWLRAGQSSMVTRLEKAFADLNAVDVL from the coding sequence ATGTCTAAGATCTTCGATTTTGTAAAACCTGGTGTGATTTCTGGCGATGACGTACAGAAAGTATTTGAAGTAGCAAAAGCAAACAAATTTGCTCTTCCTGCAGTAAACGTAATCAACACTGATACTATCAACGCTGTTCTTGAAGCTGCTGCTAAAGCAAAAGCTCCAGTTGTTGTTCAGTTCTCTAACGGCGGTGCTGGTTTCTTCGCTGGTAAAGGCGTTAAACTTGAAGGTCAAGGCGCACAAATTCTTGGCGCTGTAGCTGGTGCAAAATACGTTCACGCAGTAGCTGAATCTTACGGTGTTCCAGTTATTCTTCATACTGACCACGCTGCTAAGAAACTTCTTCCATGGATCGACGGTCTACTAGACGCTGGTGAAGAGTTCTTCGCACAAACTGGTAAGCCACTATTCTCTTCTCACATGCTAGACCTTTCTGAAGAGTCTCTAGAAGAGAACATCGAAACATGTGCAGCTTACCTAGCTCGCATGGCTAAACTAAACATGACAATCGAGATCGAACTTGGTTGTACTGGTGGTGAAGAAGACGGCGTTGATAACTCTGATATGGACGCATCTGAGCTTTACACTTCTCCTGAAGATGTTGCTTACGCATACGAGAAACTAAACGCAGTTAGCCCACGTTTCACTATCGCAGCTTCTTTCGGTAACGTACACGGTGTTTACCAAGCTGGTAACGTTGTACTTACTCCAACTATCCTGCGTGACTCTCAAGCATACTGTGCTGAGAAGTTTGGCATTGCAGCTGACGCTCTTAACTTCGTATTCCACGGTGGTTCAGGTTCTTCAGAAGCTGAAATCCAAGAGTCTATCGGTTACGGCGTTATCAAAATGAACATCGATACTGATACTCAGTGGGCTTCATGGGATGGCGTTCGTACTTACGAAGCTGAGAACCGTGATTTCCTACAAGGTCAAATCGGTAACCCAACTGGTGAAGCTGCTCCAAACAAGAAGTTCTACGATCCACGCGTATGGCTACGTGCTGGTCAGTCTTCAATGGTTACTCGTCTTGAGAAAGCATTCGCTGACCTTAACGCTGTAGACGTACTGTAA